Part of the Kushneria marisflavi genome, TCTGGTGGCCTTCAAGTTTGCGGTCGCCGCCGCACTGACCGGCACCTTTTCGGTGACGCAGGCCACGCTGGGCTTTTTCATCATCTCCATCGGCGGGCTTTTTGTCGGTGCGCTGATGGCGCTGGTCTTCAACGTGATCCGCACGCGACTGATCGAGCGTCATCTGGGTGAAGGCTCGACCATTCAGATCCTGCTGCTTCTGCTGCTTCTGCCCTTTGCCGCCTATCTGCTGGCCGAGCATTTCGGCATGTCCGGCATTCTGGCCGCCGTGGCGGCCGGCATGGTCATCAACCGCACGGATCTGAAACGCGAAAGCCAGGTCAACATGCGTATGCAGACCAAAAGCGTCTGGGAGATGCTGGAGTTCACGCTCAACGCCCTGGTTTTTCTGCTCTTGGGTTTTCAGCTGCCGGATATCGTGGGCGGGGCGCTTGATCACTCGCTGCATGACGTGGGCAACTACGAATTTCTGCGCCTTCTGGGCTACGTGGCCGTCATCTCGATCGCGCTGCTGCTGTCGCGGTTTGTCTGGATTCTAAGCGCCACCTGGCTTCAGCGGCGTTTTTCAAAGGAGCGGCGCGCCGCCATCTCGATGCGGGTGATGCTGGCGGCAACGCTTGCCGGCATTCGCGGTACCATCACACTGGCCGCGGCACTGTCACTGCCACAGCTGATGAATGACGGCACGCCCTTTCCGGCGCGCGAACTGCTGATCTTTCTGGCCACCGGCGTGATCATGTTCACCCTGATCACCGGCAGTATCGGCCTGCCGCTGGTGTTGAAAAACCTCGACCTGCCCCGCGACACCCATGAGTTTGAAGAGGAACGCCGCGCCCGGATCGCCGCAGCCGAAGCCGCCATCCGGCGCATCGAGGACTTCCACCATCAGCGGGCGGAAACCTTTACCCGGGAACATCACAGTGAAGAGTTCATCATTGCCTTCAACGACATCAGATCACAGCTGATGACCTGGTATCGGCAGCGTCTTGAGCTGGGCGACACCACCGTTCCCACGCCAAGACTTGAAGCAATTCGTTCGCTGGAGCGGGAAACCCGGGTCGAAGCGCTACGCGCCGAGCGCCGCGAGTACTATCGTCTGCGCGGCAAGCATCACATCAACGATGACGTGCTGCGAAAGCTGGTGCGGGAGGTGGATCTGGCCGAAACGGCACTGACCGGCGATACCGGCCACGCCCATCACTGAGCGTTGTCCGCTCCGGTATTTGTGCGAGGCGGGGTGTCATGAACGAACGTGTCGATATCATCAAGGACCGGCCCCAGCCAGCGCAGGGGCCAGGCCAGTGAGGCAATCAGCGTCACGTGGCTGGTGCGATCGGCGTAATCTTCGGTCACCGCGACCCCATGGGCACGCAGGGCGCGGGCCATGCCGGCCGTATTGCGAATCGGATTGACCGTGGTATCGCGGTGCGAGGCCATCAAAAGTGCTGGCGGTGATCGATCACTCACGTGGTTGATGGGCTGGGTGTCACTGGAAGTATGTGGCCAATCGAAGACCGGACGGGCATCTTCATTGGTGATCGGGAGAAAGTCATAGGGCCCGGCCAGACCGATCCAGCCGGCCAGAATGTCGGGTGACAGCGACTGCGCCGCCAGCCAGCGCGGGTCCAGTGCGACCATGGCGGCGTTATAGGCCCCGGCACTGTGTCCCATGACGAAAAGTCGGTGCGGGTCACCGCCATACTGGTCAATATGGCGATGGCTCCAGGCCAGCACCCTGGCGCTGTCCTCGACAAAGTCCGGATATCGCACCTCGGGATAAAGCCGGTAGTCGGCCACAACGGTCACGATACCGCGTGACGCCAGCGCCCGACCCACAAAGCGGTAGTCCTGACGCTCACCTTCTCGCCATGTCCCGCCATAAAGAAACACCACCACCGGGGCATGGCCATCGGCGCCCTGTGGACGGTAGATGTCCAGACGCTGGCGCGGCAGTTCACCGTAGGCGATCGAATCGAACGCTTGCGTCTGCCCCGCAGGCGTCAGAGCGTTGATGACCTCCACGCCCGAACAGCCGGCCAGTAGCGGCATCCACAGCAGCAGCCACCACCAGCGCCATGTCAGTCGGCATTGATTGCTTATCATCAGGGTTGTCGTGCCACCTCATAAAACCGTTGCAGCGTCTCTTCGGAAGCCGAGCGAGTACGCCGTGAGACCGCGACAAACAGCGGCAGGTTGAGCAAAAGCCCCCAGAAACCGGCATGTACACCCAGCGGATTGGGCCAGATCACTGTCAGGGCAAACGTCACTGCAAACCCGGCCAGAAGGCCTGCCATGACCCCGCTGCGGGTTGCACCGAACCAGAAGAACATGCCAATAAACGCCGGCAGCACCTGAGCAGCAAAGCCCAGCCCGACCAGCAGGATCATCACCAGATTGCCGGGTTCGCTGATGGCGAGCACTGCCACCAGCGCCAGCACCGGAAAAAGCATCCAGCGCGCCAGACGCGCGGTGAAATCATCATCAAGCCGCAGCGTCGGCTGAATGACATCCCGGGTGATCGACAGTGCCACCGAATGAACGAAGGGCTCACAGGAAGACATCGCCGCCGCCAGCGTACCCGCCCCCAGAAGCCCGGTCAGCCAGGCCGGCATGGTCTGCATCGCCATCTCGAGCGCCACGGTATCGGCGCGCGACAGCTCTGGCAGCGTAAAGATGCCAATAAAGCCCACCACCACCATGGGCAGAATGACCACATAGTAGGTGGGCAGCCAGGTCGCCGAGCGGCGGATGGTCTCGCGCGAACGCGCGCTCATCCACTGCGTCCAGACCGGCGGCAGAAAGGAGAGCATCGACACGATGATCGACGTTGTCCAGAAGGCAAACCCCATGTTGCCACTGGCGCCCGGCAGGGTCATGAACTCGGGCCGTTCGGCAGCCAGGCGTTCGAAAAGGGGCGCACTTGTCCAGCCACCGGTGAAGTCATGCACGGCCCATAGCCCCACCAGCCAGGCCACGAACAGCATAAGGCCTCCCTGAAAGGCATTGGTCATGCCGATGGCGCGCTGACCGCTGATGTAGAGATAGCTCCCCATCACGCACAGCACCATGAGTACACCGGCCCATACCGGAATCATGCCGCCACTCATGACGCTCAGGATGTAGGCCGCCCCCATGGTTTGAAGCACCGCATAGGCCAGTGTACCGATCGCCATGACCAGTGATGCCAGCGCCCCCAGTGCCGTGCTTTCAAAACGATCACGAATGGCACTGGCCTGGGTCACATGACCAAAGCGCGCCCCCAGCGTCCATACCCTGGGTCCAAAATACCAGGCGACCACGGCCAGATAGGAGAGATAAATCACCACATAAAAGACCGCCACACCCCGCGAGAAGGCCCAGCCTGGCGCGCCCATGAAGGTATAGGCGCTGACGCTACCGGCCCCGATCAACAGATAGAGCATCATGCCATTCATGCTGCGCCCGGCCACGCCCCACTGCTCAAGCGCCGTCATGGCATGTCCACCACGTGCGCGAATGCCAATCCAAAGGGCCAGTGCTATATATAAAAGCGTCAACCACAGCGGCGTCATGTCCGTCATGGTTCCCGGGGCTCCTCTGATGACTGATAATGCGTGTCCCGGGTCGTCTCGCGCCCTGACAGTCGATTGCCCAGCGCCATGAGTGCGACGCTTGCAAAAACAATGACATAGCTCCAGAGCGCCAGCAGCGGCAGACCGGCCACCACCACGGGCCGGTTGAACAGCATGATCACCGGCCAGCAGCCGGCCGCCAGAAGCAGCAAAAACGCCACCAACAGCCACCGCGCGCGACGGCTGCGGGGCATGATGAGCCTTTGACGCAATGTTTTGCCGTCCTGGCCGATATTATGATCTGTCATATCCCGTCCTGATTTGACGACCCATGGTGCGGGCCATGTCAACCCGAAAAAGAGGCGAAGGATAACAGTGTGATGCCACAGCATGTAACAATCATCACTTCGATCACATCTTTGCGCTCACACCAGGGTATGCTTGCGACCTATAACCCTTATGTGCCGATGTTCTCATCAAACCGAACGCCTACCCGGGACAGGTAGCATGATCAACGCAACAGGAGTTTCAATGCGACACGCATTCAGGCCAACGCTCACAACGCTGGCACTGGCCACCCTGATGGCAGGATGCGCCAGTTCCGGGTCTTCATCTTCAGGCTATTACGCCACGGCGCTGACCAACATCAGCGGTGCCAAGGTCAATCTGACCGGCAACCGGCTTGATGCCTGGGTCGGCTGCAACCATCTGAGCGCCAACGCTCGTCCGGAAAACGCCACACTCGAAGTCGGCGAGATTGCTTCGACCCGAATGGCCTGCCAGCCCGGAGACGATCGTCGCGAGCAGGTGCTTGCCGAATTCCTCAAGCGAGGACCCAAGCTCGACAAGACCGGCGACATGTGGCTTTTGCGCGATAACGTTCACGCCGTGGTGGTGCATACCAATTCCGATCCACAACTGACGCATGCCAGCTTTGGTCCGAACCCGGCCGGGCGCAGTGCGGATGCCAGCGCAACGGAAAGCGCTCTGGCCATGGATCGCGCCATCGAACGCGAAACCCGTGAACAGGCTGTCAGCCAGCCGGCCAGTGTGCAGCAGCCCAAAGTCGCTGCCGCCCGCGTCGCTGAGCCGTCCATCGAGCCGGCGACTGCCGCACCCGAGCAGCCACAGGCACAGGCACAGGCACGTACTGTCGCCTCAAGGCCTGCCGAACCGGTCACCGAACGTGCGCCCATCGGCATGCACAATGAGCTGCGTACCGGTAACACCGTCGCCCCGGCACCGGTTCGCACGGTCGCTCAGGCGCCTGCCGTTGAACCAGTCAATACCGCCCCCGAGCGCGCCCCCATTGGCGTGAGCAACGAGATTCTTACTGGCGACACTGTTGCCCCTGCGCCGGTACGCACGGTCGCTCAGGCGCCTGCCGTTGAACCAGTCAATACCGCTCCCGAGCGCGCCCCCATCGGCGTGAGCAACGAGATTCTTACTGGCGACACTGTTGCCCCTGCTCCGGTACGCACGGTCGCTCAGACGCCCGCCGTCGAGCCGATCAATACCGCCTCCGAGCGTGCACCCATCGGTGTGAGCAACGAGATTCGCACCGGCGACACCATCGCCCCTGCCCCGGCACGCACGATCGCCCAGGCCCCTGCCGCCGAGCCGATCAATACCGCGTCCGAGCGGGCGCCTGTCGCGTTGAATGAAGAGATCCATACCGGCAATATCGTTGCCAGCACGGCACCGGCTGCGGTTCAGCAGGCCCCTGCAAAGAGCGCCCCGGTCCAGGTTGCCCAGAGCCGTCCAGCGCCGCGCGCGGCCACCACCATGGCACCGGCCCCGCAGGAAGTCGTTCAGGCTTCTCGTCTGGAGCAGGTAGAGACACCGACGCTGGCACAGCAGTCGCCGCGTCTTGATCTGTGGCAGCAGATGGGTGCCGACAGCTGGCAGCTGGCGCCCCAGCACAGCCCGCAGGACAATGCGCCCTGGCAGCCGGCCGTTGAAACCTCGCGTCTTGCCTGGTTTGCCAGCCTGCTCAAGAGCGATACCACAAACCAGCTGCCTGACATGACCGTGACCGCTCCGCGCGAGATTCGCTCCTATGCGGTCAGAGAGAGCAATCAGTGGGTGCTGTACTCGGGTGAGCCGATCAACCAGGCCCAGGAAAAGGTCCTGTCCGACGAGCAGCATCAGAAGAAGGCAGCGCCTGAACTGACCGATCGTGAAGTCATCAAGGACAAGAGCATCATCACGACCTCGCGTCTGGATGAAAGCGCTCTGGAACGTGGTGTCCGCGCCACCACCTCGCGTGCCCTGAGCTGGCTGAGCGCTCGCTGGCAGGCCTGATCCTCCGATTAACCCGCCGCTCGACATCCGGCCGACAGTCTCTACACTGTCGGCCGGTCTTTTTTTGATCCATACCACTGTCGTTGGCATCGCCCCTGCCACCACGGCATCGATCAGCGCACTACCCAAGGCTTGACCCATGACTCCTGATTTCATCTGCCCCTGCTGCAGCGGGCATGACTATGACCATTGCTGCGGTCCGCTTCACCGTGAACAGGACATCGCTGCCACCCCCGAAGCCCTCATGCGATCGCGCTACAGCGCGTTCGCTTTGGGCGGGCTGGGCGAGTATCTGTTCAGAACCTGGGCGGAGAACGCCCCGGGACGACCACCACAGGACGCTGCCATGCTTAATGTGCGCACCGTCGACTGGCAACGTCTGGAGATCGTGCAAACGAGTACCCACGGCGCCCAGGGCATGGTGGAATTCAAGGCGTGGTACAAGGAAGACGGCCAGGAACACGTGCTGCACGAGCGCTCGCGGTTTCGCCGCAGTGGCGGGCAGTGGCGCTATGTCGATGGGGTTATCGACCCGCCCGCCATGGCTCGCGCCGGACGTAATGATCCCTGCCCATGCGGCAGTGGCAGGAAATACAAGAAGTGCTGTGCCAACCGATAGCGCTGGCAAAAGCGGGCATTGTTTCCCAGACTTGAAGCCCTTGTAACGCCTATTATTGATAATTTGGAGTTGGCTTGGACCATCCCAGTGGCAACATTCAGCGTCTCGTGACCATCGCAGCCCGATGTGGCTATACCGCCAAGGGCATGATTTATATCACCATCGGCTGGCTCTCCATGATGGCAGTGCTCGGCATGGGCGGTAGTAATGGGGGGTCCTCGGAAGCCATCGGCGAACTGGCCTCCCAGCCTTTCGGTGGCGTGCTCATTACTCTGCTGGCCATCGGGCTATTTGGTTATACCGCCTGGCGCCTGGTGCAGGCCATCTTTGATGCCGAACAAAAGGGTCGCGACTGGAAAGGCATCCTGACCCGGCTCGGTTATGTCCTCAGCGGACTGATTTACGCCGGCATCGCCATCAACTGCGTCGAACTGCTGCTCCATAGCGGCGGCAGCTCGGGCTCTACCTCAAGCCATACGCGCGAGGTCATGTCGCATCCCGGCGGAATTGTCGCCATCTTTCTGGTCGGACTCGGCTTTCTTGGTGTGGGGCTTCGCCAGATATGGCGCGGCTGGCATCACAGCTATGAAAAGAACTGGCACCTGAATGAAATGACCCGAACGCAACGTTTGATTGCGGCCAACGTTTCCCGCGTTGGGCTGACCGCACGCGGCATCGTGTTCATGATCATCGCCCTGTTTTTGTGCCTGTCGGCCATCCATACCAACCCGGACAACGCTCGTGGCCTGGGCGGTGCCCTGCGCGCCGTGGCCGAACAACCCTTCGGGCCGTGGCTTCTGGGTCTGGTATCGATCGGTCTGATGGCCTATGGCTGCTACTGCCTGGTCAACGCCCGCTTTCGCAACGTGAACGCCTGATCAAAAAAGCCCGACACCCGGACTCACTTATATGGTGGCCAGTCTCTTTCAGGGCCTTAAAGACCCTGAAAGACCTCCATGACCAGACGAACGTTGAGCACCAGGATCAGTCCCGCAATGGCCCAGGTCAGCGTTTTGATTTTCCAGCCGATCGCCAGTTCTCCCATCCAGTCGCGACGCGAGACAAAACGGATCAGCGGAATGATCGCAAAGGGCAGCTGCAGTGACAGTACGACCTGACTCAACACCAAAAGCCGCCCTACTCCCTGATCGCCATAAACCTGAGTCACATACAGCACCGGCAGGATCGCGAGCCCTCGAGTGATCAGCCGCCGCACCCAGGGTTTCATGCGCAGCTGTAAAAATCCTTCCATCACGATCTGACCGGCCAGTGTTGCCGTGACGGTTGAATTGAGCCCCGATGCCAGAAGCGCCACTCCGAAAAGCGTGGCGGCAATGCCGGCCCCCAGTAGCGGACTCAAAAGTCCATAGGCTTCCTCGATCTCGACCACCGTTCGGCCGGCGCTGTGAAAAACCGCAGCCGCCAGAATCAGGATGCCAGCGTTGACGAAAAGGGCCAGCGACAGGGCAATCGTGCTGTCGAGCGTGGCGAAGCGCAGCGCCTCACGCTTGCCACGCGCGTGCTGTTCGAAGTCGCGGGTCTTCACCAGCGCCGAATGCAGATACAGGTTATGCGGCATGACGGTGGCACCGATAATGCCAATGGCAATGTAGAGCATCTGCGGGTTGGTCACGATCGCGGGATCAGGGCTCAAAAAGCCGTCGGCAATGCCGGCAAGCGAGGGCTGTGCCAGCGCAAGCTCGATCACGAAACAGCCGAAGATCATCGCCATCAGCGACATCACGAAAGCTTCCAGCCAGCGAAAGCCGCGTCGCATCAGCATCAGGAGCACCACCGTATCCACGATGGTGATTACCGCGCCCCAGGCCAGCGGAATACCGAATAAAAGCTTGAGCGCCACAGCAGTGCCGATCACCTCGGCCAGATCCGTGGCAATAATCGCCAACTCACACAGCGCCCAGAGCCCGATGTTGACCGGTTTCGAATAGTGCTCCCGACAGCACTGCGCCAGGTCGCGGCCGCTGGCGATGCCCAGCCGCGCGCACAGCGATTGCAGCAGCACGGCCATCAGATTGGACAGCAGGATGACGCACAAAAGCGTATAGCCAAAGCGTGACCCGCCCTCCAGCGAGGTCGCCCAGTTGCCCGGATCGATATAGCCCACCGAGACCATGGCGCCCGGCCCCAAAAAAGCGAGAAAGCGTCGAAAGGCACTGCCACCACGGGGGACACTGATGCTGCCGGGCACGATATCGGTACCCAGCAGCGACGCCGGCTGTTCGGGTCTTGCGCTCATGAGGATTCCTTCGTTGAAGCAGGCCTTAACGACACTAGGGTAATACAATTATACCGTGGTTAAAAAGAGAGAACTGGACGTCTTTTCATGGGCCATCTTCGCGAAGCCTATCCTTCAGAGGCGGGCCGTTTGAGGGCTTCGACCCAGGCAGACATGCGTGCAAAATGGCTGCCCTGCCAATAAACATGGCGGCATTTGGCGCATCGGTAGAAATCATCGTAGTAATGGAGGGTACGCGCTTTCAGAAGTGGCGCGACCGAGGCCTTGTCCACCTTCATCAAAAGACCATTACAGCGCGCGCAGCGCTTGAAGGCGGCAATCTCGTCATGCAGCTCAAAGCGTTGGCAGATCTCTTCGACCTGCCTTGATGGATCCGTGGCACGCACAAAATAGCCATGCGCGATCTGGCGGCGATACAACAGGCGCCGGTCCCGGGTGAGCAGAATACGCTTTTGTGCCGACGACGTATCGGCAAGCTCTTCATCCTCGAAATCATTGCGCCAGCAGACGTCAAATCCCAGCAGGCGCAGATAGCGTGCCAGCCGGCCCAGGTGAACATCGAGCACGAATCGGGCCGGACGCGGGCGCGGCGGCTGCAGGGCATGACCGCCCGGCCATCCGCCTGAGACACCGGCCGGCCAGGCCCTGATCAGGTGATGATCACTTTCCGACGACTCGATCAGCGTCTCGAACGCGGCCGGGACATCATTGAGCGTCAGCGCAGCGACTTCGGTATGCGGCACACCGAATGATTCCACCAGATCCTTGAGCGAGGTGCGCCTTGAGGTGCGTTGCGTGGCGGGCTGCCCTCGCCCGGCAGGCGGCAGAAAGTCATCGAGACAGCCGTGAAACAGTACCTGTACACCCATCGCCAGCACTCTCGACATTCAGAATGTTTTGAACGCCCAAGTGTGGTGCCCTGCCGTACGAATGTCACACCGCCGGCCCCTCTTTATCGCTGTCTTGTTGTAACACCTGGTAGCAACGAGGCTTCAATCCGACACATCAATGTGGCGCATGGATGCCGCAATGACACGCCTGTATCAGCCCTCCAAGTAGCGCGCGCGCAGATGACGACGGTAGTACTCGGGATTGAGCGCTTCCCCGGTCGCGCGCGTGATCAGTTCAGGCGTTTCGAGCAGACTGCCCTGCTGCCAGATATGGGTTCTGAGCCATTCAAGCAGCAGACTCGGGTCACCCTCGGCGATGCGCGCATCGAGCTGCGGCTCGGCCTGACGCGCCGCCGCCATCAGCTGGGCAGCCAGCATGGCGCCGAGGCTATAAGTGGGGAAATAGCCAAACGAGCCGTCGGTCCAGTGAATATCCTGCAGACAGCCATCGCGATAGTTACCGCGGGTATCCAGCCCCAGCAGGTGCTGCATGGCCTCATCCCAGCGTGTCGGAATGTCCTCGACTTCGATCTCGCCCTCGATCAGGGCGCGCTCGATGTCATAGCGCAGCAGAATGTGCGCCGGGTAGCTGACCTCGTCGGCATCCACCCGGATCAGGCCGGGCCTGACCTGCTGTGACAGGCGAACCAGATTGTCTGCGTCAAACGCCGGCTGATCGCCCAGCGCCTCGATCAGCCACGGCCTGAGCTGTCGAACAAACGCCGCGCTGCGCCCAAGCTGCATCTCGAAGCTGAGACTCTGGGATTCATGTACCGCCATCGAGCGGGCACGGCCGGCCGGCTGACGACGCCATGCCTCGGGAAGGTTCTGCTCATAGCGGGCATGTCCGGTCTCGTGAATGATGCCCATCAGCGCTGTCAGGCATTCATCGCTGCGATAGCGGGTGGTCAGGCGAACATCATCCGGCACGCCGCCACAGAAGGGATGCAGACTGACATCCAGTCGACCATGCTCGAAATCAAACCCCAGCCAGCGCATGACACGCTCGCCCAAACGGCGCTGATCAGCCTCTCCAAAGGGCCCCTGAGGCAGAACGGGATCCTGCCCGCGTTGACGCTCGACGGCCTCACTCAGCAACCCCGGCAACCACTGGCGCAGATCGTTGAAAATGTCATCCAGTGCCTCAAGCGTCAGACCCGGCTCGAATTTCTGCAGCAGCGCCTCGTAGCGACTGCAGCCTGCCGCTTCGGCGCGGATACGTGCCTCCTCGCGAGACAGGCGTACCACCTCCCGAAACGTGGGCAAAAAACCTTCCCAGTCATTGTTGGGTCGACAGGTTCGCCAGGCCTTTTCACAGCGGGCCCCGGCCAGCGACTGCGCCTCAACCAGTGATGGCGGCATGATGGTGGCGTCCTCCACTTCACGCCGGATTTCACGCAGATTGGCCTGCTGCGCCTCATTCAGCGATGAGGGCTCGACGGCTGCAAGCAGCCGACGGGTCTCCGGCGCAGTCAGCGTTTCATGCATCAACACGCTCAGCTCCGCCATCGCTTCGGCGCGGGCCTCATTGCCCCCGGTAGGCATCATGGTCAGTTGATCCCAGCCGGCCATCGCGCCCAGATGCGCGTAGCGGTGCAGCCGAGTGAAACGGCCCTCAAGCTGCTGATAGGTCGTATCGGTCATGAAGCACTCCTTGAATCAAAAAGACGATGCCGGGCTCAGGGTAAAGCCATCACGTGGAAAATGGAGGCGTACAGGCCCCAGGACGCGACCCTCGAACGTGGCCTCACGCTCGAGCGTGAGCGCCTCTCGACTGATATGCACCAGCCGGCCATGAACGCGGTCAACGCCGTAATCCACGGCACCAACGGTCACTTCATCGCCCGGGGCCATGTTGAGGCTGTCATCAAACTCGTCTGCCAGCGGCTGCCAGTGATCGCAGGCGGCAGCAATCTCGTGCGCCTGAGCCTCGCTTGCGTCGTGACGCCTGCCGTGGCCGATGGCGCCAAGGCGCTCAAACCAGGCCATCAGATGGGGATAGTCCTGCGTGATGCCACGCACGCCGGGGTTATTTCTCACATACCAGATCGGATGATAGAGCGAGAAGTCAGCCAGCGTCGGATGCTCACCCAGCACGAACGGCTGATGGGCCAGCTGGGCATCAAGCATTTCAAGCGTCGATGTCCAGACGGCGCGCGAGAACTGATCATCGGGCCTTGAGACATTGCCGCCGCTGAAGAGCTCGGCGCGATCGGCCTGGAAACGCGCCAGTCCTTCCTCGCCGAGCTGATCTACCAGCACCGCCCGCCCTTCGGGACGAAAGAGAATCGGAATGGCCGCCAGAAAGAGACGATCTCCCATTTCCTCCAGCGCCCTGACACTGGCCGCCTGACCCGGCGGTACCAGCGTGGACTTCCCTGACAGCCGCTCGATGACACGCACAATCAGTGCGGTGTCGCAGTAGATATCGCGACCCATCTGCAGCGCCGGCGTCTT contains:
- a CDS encoding Na+/H+ antiporter; protein product: MDAVFLVLILLLIASATGVAARFLPALPTPLVQIAFGVLLALPGIGLNVELEPELFLLVFIAPLLFADARRFPQREFMVLRGPILALALGLVLFTVLGVGAFIHWLFPALALPVCFALAAILSPTDAVAVSAISGRLPVPPRLMRILEGESLMNDASGLVAFKFAVAAALTGTFSVTQATLGFFIISIGGLFVGALMALVFNVIRTRLIERHLGEGSTIQILLLLLLLPFAAYLLAEHFGMSGILAAVAAGMVINRTDLKRESQVNMRMQTKSVWEMLEFTLNALVFLLLGFQLPDIVGGALDHSLHDVGNYEFLRLLGYVAVISIALLLSRFVWILSATWLQRRFSKERRAAISMRVMLAATLAGIRGTITLAAALSLPQLMNDGTPFPARELLIFLATGVIMFTLITGSIGLPLVLKNLDLPRDTHEFEEERRARIAAAEAAIRRIEDFHHQRAETFTREHHSEEFIIAFNDIRSQLMTWYRQRLELGDTTVPTPRLEAIRSLERETRVEALRAERREYYRLRGKHHINDDVLRKLVREVDLAETALTGDTGHAHH
- a CDS encoding alpha/beta hydrolase; amino-acid sequence: MISNQCRLTWRWWWLLLWMPLLAGCSGVEVINALTPAGQTQAFDSIAYGELPRQRLDIYRPQGADGHAPVVVFLYGGTWREGERQDYRFVGRALASRGIVTVVADYRLYPEVRYPDFVEDSARVLAWSHRHIDQYGGDPHRLFVMGHSAGAYNAAMVALDPRWLAAQSLSPDILAGWIGLAGPYDFLPITNEDARPVFDWPHTSSDTQPINHVSDRSPPALLMASHRDTTVNPIRNTAGMARALRAHGVAVTEDYADRTSHVTLIASLAWPLRWLGPVLDDIDTFVHDTPPRTNTGADNAQ
- a CDS encoding sodium:solute symporter family protein, with protein sequence MTDMTPLWLTLLYIALALWIGIRARGGHAMTALEQWGVAGRSMNGMMLYLLIGAGSVSAYTFMGAPGWAFSRGVAVFYVVIYLSYLAVVAWYFGPRVWTLGARFGHVTQASAIRDRFESTALGALASLVMAIGTLAYAVLQTMGAAYILSVMSGGMIPVWAGVLMVLCVMGSYLYISGQRAIGMTNAFQGGLMLFVAWLVGLWAVHDFTGGWTSAPLFERLAAERPEFMTLPGASGNMGFAFWTTSIIVSMLSFLPPVWTQWMSARSRETIRRSATWLPTYYVVILPMVVVGFIGIFTLPELSRADTVALEMAMQTMPAWLTGLLGAGTLAAAMSSCEPFVHSVALSITRDVIQPTLRLDDDFTARLARWMLFPVLALVAVLAISEPGNLVMILLVGLGFAAQVLPAFIGMFFWFGATRSGVMAGLLAGFAVTFALTVIWPNPLGVHAGFWGLLLNLPLFVAVSRRTRSASEETLQRFYEVARQP
- a CDS encoding META domain-containing protein; amino-acid sequence: MRHAFRPTLTTLALATLMAGCASSGSSSSGYYATALTNISGAKVNLTGNRLDAWVGCNHLSANARPENATLEVGEIASTRMACQPGDDRREQVLAEFLKRGPKLDKTGDMWLLRDNVHAVVVHTNSDPQLTHASFGPNPAGRSADASATESALAMDRAIERETREQAVSQPASVQQPKVAAARVAEPSIEPATAAPEQPQAQAQARTVASRPAEPVTERAPIGMHNELRTGNTVAPAPVRTVAQAPAVEPVNTAPERAPIGVSNEILTGDTVAPAPVRTVAQAPAVEPVNTAPERAPIGVSNEILTGDTVAPAPVRTVAQTPAVEPINTASERAPIGVSNEIRTGDTIAPAPARTIAQAPAAEPINTASERAPVALNEEIHTGNIVASTAPAAVQQAPAKSAPVQVAQSRPAPRAATTMAPAPQEVVQASRLEQVETPTLAQQSPRLDLWQQMGADSWQLAPQHSPQDNAPWQPAVETSRLAWFASLLKSDTTNQLPDMTVTAPREIRSYAVRESNQWVLYSGEPINQAQEKVLSDEQHQKKAAPELTDREVIKDKSIITTSRLDESALERGVRATTSRALSWLSARWQA
- a CDS encoding YchJ family protein, with the protein product MTPDFICPCCSGHDYDHCCGPLHREQDIAATPEALMRSRYSAFALGGLGEYLFRTWAENAPGRPPQDAAMLNVRTVDWQRLEIVQTSTHGAQGMVEFKAWYKEDGQEHVLHERSRFRRSGGQWRYVDGVIDPPAMARAGRNDPCPCGSGRKYKKCCANR
- a CDS encoding DUF1206 domain-containing protein — encoded protein: MDHPSGNIQRLVTIAARCGYTAKGMIYITIGWLSMMAVLGMGGSNGGSSEAIGELASQPFGGVLITLLAIGLFGYTAWRLVQAIFDAEQKGRDWKGILTRLGYVLSGLIYAGIAINCVELLLHSGGSSGSTSSHTREVMSHPGGIVAIFLVGLGFLGVGLRQIWRGWHHSYEKNWHLNEMTRTQRLIAANVSRVGLTARGIVFMIIALFLCLSAIHTNPDNARGLGGALRAVAEQPFGPWLLGLVSIGLMAYGCYCLVNARFRNVNA
- a CDS encoding Nramp family divalent metal transporter; protein product: MSARPEQPASLLGTDIVPGSISVPRGGSAFRRFLAFLGPGAMVSVGYIDPGNWATSLEGGSRFGYTLLCVILLSNLMAVLLQSLCARLGIASGRDLAQCCREHYSKPVNIGLWALCELAIIATDLAEVIGTAVALKLLFGIPLAWGAVITIVDTVVLLMLMRRGFRWLEAFVMSLMAMIFGCFVIELALAQPSLAGIADGFLSPDPAIVTNPQMLYIAIGIIGATVMPHNLYLHSALVKTRDFEQHARGKREALRFATLDSTIALSLALFVNAGILILAAAVFHSAGRTVVEIEEAYGLLSPLLGAGIAATLFGVALLASGLNSTVTATLAGQIVMEGFLQLRMKPWVRRLITRGLAILPVLYVTQVYGDQGVGRLLVLSQVVLSLQLPFAIIPLIRFVSRRDWMGELAIGWKIKTLTWAIAGLILVLNVRLVMEVFQGL
- a CDS encoding Mut7-C RNAse domain-containing protein, which codes for MGVQVLFHGCLDDFLPPAGRGQPATQRTSRRTSLKDLVESFGVPHTEVAALTLNDVPAAFETLIESSESDHHLIRAWPAGVSGGWPGGHALQPPRPRPARFVLDVHLGRLARYLRLLGFDVCWRNDFEDEELADTSSAQKRILLTRDRRLLYRRQIAHGYFVRATDPSRQVEEICQRFELHDEIAAFKRCARCNGLLMKVDKASVAPLLKARTLHYYDDFYRCAKCRHVYWQGSHFARMSAWVEALKRPASEG